Genomic DNA from Budorcas taxicolor isolate Tak-1 chromosome 5, Takin1.1, whole genome shotgun sequence:
AGCAAGACTGCCTGTCAAGTGTTCCTTTCCAGACCATTCTATTCCTGGGTAGGGACCTGCAGTCCTAAGGGAATCAAGGCTTGGAGGGGTGCATATCACAAGGGGTCTCTAGAACCCAGGGGTGCACACCAGTACCTTCACCAGGGGGAGGAGAAGTGGGGCTGTGCATTTTCCTCCAGAACCACTTCCACTCTGCTCTTGGCCcctgttgggggcagggggagggctcAGTTGTAGAGACCCACATCATTACGTGGAAAAGCTTTCTTGAGAAGCTCCAGAAAAAAGGCACTGGTATGAGGGCTGAAAAGATGCCAAGCTATGATGGGGCTAGACGAAGTTCTGTGTGGGGGTTCCTGGGACAAGACCCAGTATGGACCAGGCCACTGAAGCCCCGGCCACAGAGAAGATGGGTACCACCGTCATCCCCATATTACACATGGGGCAACTGAGGCACAACCAGGGCAAAGGACCTGCTCAGCATCCCACAGTGAGGAGGTGGTGAGGCAGGTCTGAGCGCAGCCTGGGCTCTGGCCGTGATGAGTCAGAGGAAGCCAGGTGGCTGGAGCCCAGTGCAGAGGGGTTGCCTCAGCCCCTCCCGGGGAAGGCAGCTGCGGTGGCCCTGTGGAGCTTCCCCAGCCCCTGATTTACCATGATGTAGGGAGAGCCCTGTCCCCCAGAGGGCAGGGTCCTAGGACTgtggccactgccttctctgtgacCTTCAGGGGCCCATGTACTGGGAACTCAATTGGCAGACTGGAAGAGTCCTGAGGGCTCTAGAACCTTGAATTTGTGTATAAAAACACTGGATAACTTGGACccatgaaaatgagaaaagaaagctaATCCCGCACTAAAGCTGACTGAATTTATGtaaggaaataagaaaaggacCCTCTGTGTAAGAACATACACTCTGAGACCGTGCCTGCTCCCGCCCTGGGCCAGCGGCTTCTTAGCTGGTGTCCCCGGCACTCCAGGCCTGGAGCACTGTGGCCACTCCTTCCCTGGCCATCCTGCAGGGCTGAGCAGGGGTCACCAGGGCCTCTCCACAAAGGGAATGCCGAGGGTCAACAGGGGACCGTCACAGTTCTCACAAAGAACATAACTGCACCTTTGCCAGAGACTCAGAAGGCCCCTCAGCAGTGCCCAAAGCCCCTTGGAACACTAAACATCCGCTTGGTCTCTAAAGTGGCCGTGTGCAAACGCTGCCATGTCAACAGGGCACAGGCCAACTCTGAGCTGGAAGGAGAAAGTGCAGCACTTGGCGCTGTGGGCCCAGGTCCCACCCAGGCCAGCAGGTCCTCCTACCTCAAACTGGGGCCAGTTCATGGACATGCCTGGCCCGTGATTGGCTCTGAACCACCTCAGGTCCTCCACTGCGTCGGCGGCTTTGATGCTCTGCTCCAGGTCACGGTAAACGTTTTTGTAGCTAAATCAGAGAGAAAAGCATGACTCTTTTGGAAGGCCACCAGTCAGCCTTAGCCAGGGCCTGCCCAGAGTCGGCATCAAGGCCTGCAGCCACATCAGGGTCAGCATCACAGTGCAGATCAGACGCCTGCCCTGGTGCGCTGGACAGTCATCTGGCCGTGATGCacacagaaggggaaaaatgacAGCCGTGGCGTAGAAGCCACAGCTTCAGGTTCTGACAAATCGAACCAGGAGGCAATAACCTGGCTTTGTTCTGCGTCAGATAATATAAAAGGTGGTGGCATCTAGGCCACAAGGGCCCCAGTCTGTGGTGGTTTCATTTCACCAGGTCCACAACTGAGTGTCAGGAAAGTCGCTCCTCACCCCTTCAAAAAAGCTGGTAGGTTTACATTCAACAAGTGAAGACTGGCCAGTGCTGTGGGGGCTGCACATGCCGTCGGTCAGCTGGGGGAACTCCTGCTTCTGTTCCACAGCCCGGAGCAGCTCGCCTCCCTAGGAAGCTGCCCGTGAGGGACAGGACCACCACGCTGGGTCTCGGAGCTCTCGCTTCTGGTCTGTGTGGCCGGGAGTCATTCCCCCTCTTGGGGTCTGTGCCCACTCTGTCCAGTGTGCACAACCCACCTGTTATGGGGTGAGCCATGTCCTCCAAAAAAGATACTGCTGGTGTCACCCCAGGGGTCTCAGGATGAGAGCTTGTTGGGAAATggggtctttacagaggtaatctGTAAATTTAAAAACCCACCTTTTTATAAAAAGGGGGAAACTGGGACACAGGGACAGAGAGGGGACGATGTGAAGACCCAGAAGATGGCTGTGTGCCTGGAGGGATGCGTCTGCAAGTCAGGGAAGGACCCTCCCCTAGACCAGAGCCGCCAGAGGGAGCGAGGCCCAGTGACACCTTGGTTTCAGAACTgcgagagaataaatttctgttgttgtagGCTGCCCAGGTATCAGTATTTTACGATGGCGGCCCTAGGACACTATTAGACCATCTGCTCCTCAGGGTGGCTTGTAGGACTAAGTGAGGCAAGGCAGTTACTCcacatagaggagcctggtagccccACCCCgcctctgcctgcagggcagcctTGGGCAAGTGACCAAACCAGGCCTAGCCTCTACTTCCTCATCACTGAGATGGGGAATAATGTCACCGACTGCACAGACACTCGTAACGATTCATTAATTGTTGGCACAGCAGCTGAACAActgaatgcttttcttttcttatttttcaatattagAAGGAGACAAAAAGAAGGTAATTCCCTGTTGACAACAAGCTCTGACTTGTAGGTCATTTCTAAACGGCTCGGCTGTGTGGATGACATGTTGAGGCCCGGGGTTAGCACAGACCTCTGCCCCGATGAAGGTGTCATGGGACCAAAGATGAGGAAAGTGGGGAAGAAATATCATGGCCTTGTGTCTCCATTCAGCAGTGAAGCTCACGGACTGTGCTGCCCAAGGCCCTGAGGCCCTGGAAGTCCAGCAGCAGGCTGGCAGGCAGCTGCTCTGGATGGGAAGGAGCTTGTGAAGGTCCTCACACTAAGGCCACCCCTGGCCTGGGTGCACCAGCTGGGGGACTACTGGACTTGCCCCCGGGTTGATTTCAAACGTGTCACTGTAGCCAGTCCAAGCTGcggccctccctccctgcccagacGCAGAGCTCTGCACCCAGAGCTGGCAGAGCGTGGCAGGAGGCCATCAGACTTGGGCCAGCAAGCAGCCGTCCTGGATGGCAGGACCCCACAGGGCCGCAGGCGGGCTCTGAGaccactcccacccctccccagtcTGGAGAGCAGCAACCCCGAGCTCCCTGGCGAAGGACACTCACCTGGCCATGTTCGACAGATCCAGGTGCTTCTGCACCTCCAGCAGGACTTCCCGGAAGAAGCGCAGGCGCTTCTCCTCGAACTGCTGGCACTGCTCGAACACCTGCTCCATGCTCTCCATGTACTGCGGTGTGCTCTGGCCCAGCTCCTTCAGGGACTTCTCGTACTTCTCTTTGCTCTACAACAGGGGCCAGGCACGCGAATGAAGACTCATTTCCACTCAGCCCGCTCCCCTCTGCCCGAGAGCGAGCAAGCCTGGCTCTGCACCACCCTGCCCACCTCTGGGGCATCATCTCCCTCCACCAGGTCCAAATCCATCACAGCTAGACTACTCCTCGGGTGACAACATGAAGCCTGCCACTGTGGGTGACCCTGCACCCCAGAAGCACCCCAGTCTGTCTCCTCTGCACCTAAGTTTCTGCCTAGAGGACTCAGACCTCACATGGCTCCTGAAGGACATTCCCCTCTCCCCCAGGCTGGACTGTGAacagtcctccccaccccccacacagcCAGGCCTCCCAGGCTCATCCTGAGGCCCTCTCTACCTCCAAAGGCACCCTTGGCTAAAGTGTCTCAGTCCCCTATCCCCCCTAGATTCCAAAACCTGAAGAGCACAAGCTCCAGAGTCTGACAGAACTCCAAGTTCAAGTTCCAGCCCCTCCACTTCTGAAACACAACCATACTCCTGGCATCTGCTGGGTCTCTCAGCTGGAGTAAGACCCAGAAGGCAGCCACTGGGGAAGAGGCAGTCCCTCAGAGCCAGTGACCATGCCCCTCTCGCATGGGGAAGGACTGTGCCCCGGGTCTTGCCCACAGCAGCAGGGGCTCCCCAGTTGCCTTTAAAGCAGGGCCACAGGGCTCTGAGCTCCACGGAGACCTGTGCTGTGCATTTTCTGGGAGCCTCACTTTCCTTTTCAGCAAACAGAATACTTCTACTTCACAGTATCCTGATACTTAAAGTGACAGACAATGGGCACTGAGCTGCACCAAGACATTCAGACAGTcctggttccctttcctccagccCACGACACCACCTTCCTCCCTGATGACACCCCCCGACACACAGTTATTCCTTCCCAACTGTCCTCAAGAGGGGATTTCACCAGAAACAAACTACGAACATAGGTGTAGCCTTTTCTCGAGGGTGTTTAGGGACAGTGTGACAAGTCTAAAGTTAGCATGTTTCCCTTGCAGGGATGTGCATGAGGTCAGAAACCCACACAGTCTTCCCTGCCCCCGCCGCAACATATGACTTTGACAGTGAAGGGGACCATCAGCGTGATAGAGCTTCCTACGGTGAAGGGAGGGATGGTGGGGCTGGGGTCACCCATTTATCACAGTCGTTCTCACTCTCAAGACCCTGAAATGGGCTTTGACCATGGATTGGGGGGTGGCCTTTGCTCTCTGCTCTTCTGTTCCTGACGACAATACGGGGACTTCTGAGCAGGGAATGGCCCTCCTTGAGCTTTTGCAGGCCTCAGGCCCGGCCCTGCTGCTTCTGGAGCAGCGTCTCTGCCCCCACTtgggggcagcagtgaggagctTCGTAGAGGGCACAGCTCTCTCATGGTCACACCGCTGGGCGGCCGCTCTGAGCTTCCTCCATTTCCTCCACCACAAAAGAGACATGCAGCTGCCTAATTCCCCTATTTCCCTCAGCAGCTCTTCTGAGGCTCAGGACCCCTGCTTCCCCTCTGGGTATCAGGCCCTAGTCCTGAAGCTCAGTGCTCAGCTCATCTCTAACTTCACCTCTCTCTCCAAAACCAGGCTGGGACTTCCTTCTGTGGACACTGCAGCAGGGCAGGCCCTTGATGGTGACAGCCTCCAGCCACCACCAGcccttggaagagggcacagGATGAGAGTGGGGCCAGGGGCCAAGCTGGGAGCTAAGGGCTCCGGAACCCTTGCTCACATCTGCCCTCCCTTCCCAGGCTCTTAAAGCTTTTTCCAGCAGCTCTCTGTCAGCAATGTCCCAAGCCCTTACTTGGCCTGACTGTCAAGCCCACCGGTCCTCACAGCCCTCCATACCAGCTTGCCCATCAGCTCCCTGCTGTTGACATTCACGAGCTGGTCCTTCCCGCCTCCTGCCTGCGGCCACCCCGGCCACCCCGCACCCTGCCCACCACGCACAGGAGTCACACCCCTGCCTGCCCAGTGCTCAGTGCCGCCCTGTCCTGAGGCGGCACTCAGGGCTGTGGTGAGGTGATGGGTGATCTTACTGATGCAGCCATCTGTCCATGGATCTGACTGAGCAGTGACAAAGGCTCATCACACGTCAGACACGTGGACGGGTGAGGCACGTGCTCTCAACATGCAAAAAAACCCTCACGATTTACCTTAAGAACATCCTGTTTGCACTTCTCTACTCTGTCTTGCAGTTTCTTAAGCTGCTCAGGGTTGAGGGACGGGTCGGCTCTGCTGTTGTTCTCGCGGGATATCGCCAGCTTCTCCTCTTTGCATGCTGCATGGTAGGCCTTCTTCGCTGCTTCAACCTACAGGGAGAAGGAGTTCCCAAACACCACATTTAAAGGTCAAAATCCTCGCTCAAGGTTACACAGACTGTGGGCAGTGCCTGTACTGTTAAGAGGACAGGGAAGATCAGGTGCAAAGCTGTGTGTCCAGCATAATCACAGCACGTTAAAACAGAGGAGTTCTTTCAGCGAATACTGACGGGGTGCCTGCTTTGTTGTCAGACACCGTCTAGGCAGAAGGAGTACAGTGCTCGACAAAGAGCCTAGCTTTCACGCAGCTCACCGTCTAGCTGGGGGAGGCAGCTGCAAGAAAGAGGAAACAGAGTAAGGGAGTGGCTGACAAGCGCCGAGGAGGAGAAGCAAGCAGGGAAGAGAGGCAGGTGCACTGGTGGGTCTGGGCTATAGCTGTACGTAGAACAGCTGGAGAAAGCCACACAGGTGACCTGCAGCGAGACTGTGACAGAGGTGTGGGTCTGAGGGAAGAGCTGGCTCAGCAGCTGGAAACCTAACACAAGAGAAGTGTAACGTTGGGAGAAAGGGTTATAGGCCACATTCCATATTTTTAACGACTATTTtacatgaatacacacacatatctatagatatggggtgtgtgtatgtgtgtgtgtatgtgtgtaatttaATAGATGCTTCTTAACTGAGCCAAAGTCACAGATTTCATTCTAGAGCAGAAAGCTGAGTTTGTAACCAGAGCCTCATGAGGCAGTCCGTCATCACAAATGGGACCAGAGACAAGAAGGAAGAGACAGGGGATGTGGCAAAATAGACAAGACACGGAGTAGACAAGAAAAGCCTGCTGTCACAACCCGGAGACGGAAGTCTGCTCAGGGTGActctgagagggagggaggcagtgcGGTTCCTGAGAGAAGTCCGTGATGGGGACGGGACTGGCAGGAAGTAGGGGCACCCTTAGCAATGGGGTGGCCCAGGCTCCAGGTCTGCCTATGCTAAGGGCTGGGGTGTAGTTATGACAGTCTCTGGAGAACCAAGGCTGGGTGAGGCTTGATGATTTCCATTTGCTATTTGTAAAATAATGAGTATCAGCATCACTGCAAATTTGAGAGAAAAACTCATATAAGAGAAAGAACCATTTAAAAGTTCAGGGTTGGGAGTGGCCTTGTTAGTGGTTGAGAGCATTTCTGCATGCCACCAACAGCTCTTCTAAAACCGTGCTattcaaaatgtggtccacagaCCAGCAGGCACAGCATCACTTGGGAGATTATTAAAACTGAGCGTGAATAGGCCCCACTTCTGACCTCCTGACCACTATCTCTAGAGGTAGGGCCTGGGAATCTGGGTTTTAGGAAGCTTGCTTAAAAAGCACTATTCCTCAACGGTTTCATCTCAGATAACCTTTGGCAACTAGGACTTACTATGCTGACAGACCAGAAGGTTCAAGacatgggggtgggagtggggtggggcggggggaagtGCTTCAGTTTTGAGTTCTAGACTGTGTGTGTGGGTCTCACCCTGCTTCCAGGACAGGAAAATGGGTGGATAAGGGTTCTGTAAAAACGGCACATGAGGCACTCAGCAGGCCCCCTGTGCCTAGGCAGTGGCAGCAACTCCCGGGAGGGCAGGAGGACTGTCCAGGGAAAGCAGGCAGCGGGTGGGAGGGGTGCCTGCGGGCGGGGCAGGACCCTGGGGCGGATGCACCTCTTTCAGCTTCTTGGCCCAGGGCTTCTGTGCCTTCCGAAAGCCGTCCTCAGCTTCCTTGGTCTCCTTGAAGCCTCCCATCATCTGCTTGTGGAAGGCGTCCTTCTGCCAGTTCTTGATCTTCTCGAAGTCCTCATTCATCAGCGAGGCCTTCACCTCCAGGTGCAGCTCACTCACTTTCTCCGCCTCAGTCATGACGGCCACCCAGGCCTTCTCCACCGTCCCGTACTGGGGCCCTGGCACAGAAGAGAAGCTGGTGGGTCACTTGGCACTGTGGGGCCCAGACAGGCCCTGGGAGGGGATTCCCTCTGTGAGCCCACCTCGGCACTTAGGATGGGGTTTGAGGCTGGCAGTCTGCCTGCCTGGCTGGGAGGCTTCCTTTTGGctgtttcagatatttttcttagTGCTGTTCCTTTTTCAGTTCCTGGGATCAAGAAGAGAATAAGGAACTGAAGCTggatctgttttcttttgttaggGAAACGGGGGGATTACACAGATTTCCTTTTTGTAAAGACACTGAGCTCTTGAAAAACTCCAAGATGAAGTTTCTTCATCTTGGAAGTTTTGATTTGCTTGAGGCTGGCCTTTGAAGGAGGGCATTCTGAAGTGAACTGACCTCTCTGCCAGGCCAGTCTGAGCCCACCCCTCGGGCTCCTGCTGGCTCCTGGCTTCCCCTGTGTGGGACCACACGTTCCCCTGAGGCCCATTCCCTCCACGAGGAGCTGGGCCCTGGAAACAGCTTGTGGAATGAAGGCCTGAGCCCTCAGCAGAATGGAAGCCCcaggctggggaaggagaggaagagacaggaatCTGGCTGGCTCTGGCCTGGATGGAGCTCTCCAGACAGTAGGGAGGGTTGCCTGGGTCACCTCAGTCACTGTTCTCAGGAAGGAAACCCCTACTCTGACCTGTCATTTTGCTGAGGATGTAGTTGGCCTGAGGTGACAGAGAGATGGGCTGTGACAGAAGCTGAGGATGGAACAGGAGGACACAGGGCCTGCCCTCAGGGTGCTCCCAGAGGACAATGACTGCTGGAGTGGATAATGACAAGAGACATatggtgtgtgtgcgtgagtaACTGTTAGCCCCTCAGG
This window encodes:
- the PACSIN2 gene encoding protein kinase C and casein kinase substrate in neurons protein 2 isoform X2; this translates as MSVTYDDSVGVEVSSDSFWEVGNYKRTVRRIDDGHRLCTDLMNCLHERARIEKAYAQQLTEWARRWRQLVDKGPQYGTVEKAWVAVMTEAEKVSELHLEVKASLMNEDFEKIKNWQKDAFHKQMMGGFKETKEAEDGFRKAQKPWAKKLKEVEAAKKAYHAACKEEKLAISRENNSRADPSLNPEQLKKLQDRVEKCKQDVLKSKEKYEKSLKELGQSTPQYMESMEQVFEQCQQFEEKRLRFFREVLLEVQKHLDLSNMASYKNVYRDLEQSIKAADAVEDLRWFRANHGPGMSMNWPQFEEWSVDLNRTLSRKEKKKNADGVTLMGINQTGDQASQNKPSSVSSYEKTQSYPTDWSDDESNNPFSSTDANGDSNPFDEDTPSGTEVRVRALYDYEGQEHDELSFKAGDELTKIEDEDEQGWCKGRLDSGQVGLYPANYVEVIQ